In the Harmonia axyridis chromosome 3, icHarAxyr1.1, whole genome shotgun sequence genome, one interval contains:
- the LOC123675671 gene encoding endoplasmic reticulum lectin 1-like, with translation MFKFWLLVLVIEITNAIFIGESNVYDIKWSENLRHPIKDELEKFNITSSMGEKYTCAIAKNDEITQKEAPYKGPLAVEFIEHLFNKGICSYRLDPYWTYELCHGKHIRQYHEILDDSMLMLQQYTLGRMGTKEREMVIRRKKEEERRKMQNSTHTIKTKRVDNRDLPFVEIAMTEGSVCEHNKRKLRRSNVYYICDMKGNHDIHTVKEVTSCVYEIIISTPLLCAHPKYRPKRIAGTTITCYAKEKSPKVPYNLAKIYWERKRIIENAARGEGRMEFITYDKNSNVDNLEVGDFLSGKNCISGGTGNWRFEFCYGRYINQYTYGILGIRTTICLGKFNLNKHLEWIRSRPYKRPKPLGYRTYITQFYTDGSVSNITGRPRQTEVKLKCIENTTHKDALVMYLHEINFGKYLLGIESPILCQVVPKADEDGLVFYKS, from the coding sequence ATGTTTAAATTCTGGTTACTCGTGCTCGTCATTGAAATCACCAATGCAATATTTATCGGAGAGTCTAATGTGTACGATATAAAATGGTCCGAAAATTTAAGGCATCCAATTAAAGatgaacttgaaaaattcaacataACATCCTCTATGGGAGAGAAATACACGTGCGCCATAGCGAAGAATGATGAAATCACCCAGAAAGAAGCTCCTTACAAAGGTCCTCTTGCTGTAGAATTTATTGAGCACCTTTTCAACAAGGGAATCTGCTCCTATAGATTAGACCCTTATTGGACTTATGAACTCTGCCATGGAAAACACATTCGACAATATCATGAAATATTAGATGACTCTATGTTGATGCTACAACAGTATACGTTAGGCAGGATGGGTACAAAAGAACGAGAGATGGTGATCAGAAGAAAGAAAGAAGAGGAAAGGAGAAAAATGCAAAATTCAACTCATACAATTAAAACAAAGAGAGTGGACAACCGCGATCTACCTTTCGTTGAAATTGCAATGACTGAAGGGTCTGTTTGCGAACACAACAAAAGAAAATTGAGAAGGTCAAACGTTTATTACATTTGCGATATGAAAGGAAACCATGACATCCACACAGTGAAAGAAGTCACATCTTGCGTTTacgaaataataatatcaacCCCGCTCTTATGCGCTCATCCCAAATACAGACCGAAAAGAATCGCAGGAACCACTATAACTTGTTATGCGAAAGAAAAATCGCCAAAAGTACCGTACAATCTCGCAAAGATTTACTGGGAAAGAAAAAGGATCATTGAAAATGCAGCCAGAGGGGAAGGGAGAATGGAATTTATAACTTATGACAAAAATTCGAACGTCGATAATTTAGAAGTTGGTGATTTCTTGTCGGGTAAAAATTGTATCAGTGGTGGAACAGGAAACTGGAGATTCGAATTTTGCTACGGAAGGTACATAAACCAATACACGTACGGCATCTTAGGAATAAGAACCACCATATGTCTAGGCAAATTCAACCTGAACAAACATCTGGAATGGATAAGGAGTCGTCCATACAAACGGCCAAAACCTTTAGGCTATAGAACGTATATAACCCAATTTTATACAGACGGTTCTGTAAGTAACATCACCGGAAGACCTAGACAAACCGAAGTAAAGCTAAAGTGTATAGAGAACACTACCCATAAGGATGCCCTGGTGATGTACTTGCACGAAATAAACTTTGGGAAGTACCTGCTCGGTATCGAGTCTCCCATTTTATGTCAAGTAGTTCCTAAAGCCGACGAAGATGGGCTAGTTTTTTATAAGTCATGA